One window from the genome of Immundisolibacter sp. encodes:
- a CDS encoding aromatic ring-hydroxylating dioxygenase subunit alpha, giving the protein MKPNDIDQLIVDRPDDWLFEVSRSLFTDQELFDLEMQHIFEGTWIFLCHESQVARPNDFFRTRMGRQPVIVTRDANGAVHAFLNACPHRGAALCRTAHGNQKFITCPYHGWVFDSAGRNVDIKDQDKGAYPDAFQRANHDLAPVPRVGVYQGFVFGSLNADVPELETHLGNTRPFIDMLAGMGPDGAEVLRGSSTYTYRGNWKMQCENGIDGYHFTSVHGNYVGVITRRLEGAQSGDRPDKVKTGFDKNALAGRTGSYDLGRGHAMIWSTFPRPENRPLWDSRDEVKARMGEVYADWMLRRQRNLLVYPNVNLMEQASSQIRVFQPIAPGLTQVQIYCIAPKGESRGQRERRIRQYEDFFNATGMATPDDLTEFEACQDGFQARYVAWQQGYDRGMTRMLKGADDMAQQLGISPESSGPDIMDETLYYGQYREWRRLIGRGVSGQKNRIG; this is encoded by the coding sequence ATGAAACCCAACGACATTGACCAGCTGATCGTCGACCGGCCGGATGATTGGCTGTTCGAGGTCAGCCGCAGCCTGTTCACGGACCAGGAACTGTTCGACCTGGAGATGCAGCACATCTTCGAGGGCACCTGGATCTTCCTGTGCCACGAAAGCCAGGTCGCCCGGCCAAACGACTTTTTCCGCACCCGCATGGGCCGCCAGCCGGTGATCGTCACGCGTGACGCCAACGGCGCCGTGCACGCCTTCCTGAATGCCTGCCCGCACCGCGGCGCGGCGCTGTGCCGCACCGCCCATGGCAACCAGAAGTTCATCACCTGCCCCTATCACGGCTGGGTGTTCGACAGCGCCGGGCGCAACGTGGACATCAAGGACCAGGACAAGGGCGCCTATCCGGACGCCTTCCAGCGCGCCAATCACGATCTCGCCCCGGTGCCGCGGGTGGGCGTGTACCAGGGCTTCGTGTTCGGCAGCCTGAACGCCGACGTGCCGGAGCTGGAAACGCACCTGGGCAACACGCGGCCGTTCATCGACATGCTGGCCGGCATGGGGCCGGATGGCGCCGAGGTGCTGCGCGGCTCGTCCACCTACACCTACCGCGGCAACTGGAAGATGCAGTGCGAGAACGGCATCGACGGTTACCACTTCACCAGCGTGCACGGCAATTACGTGGGCGTCATCACGCGGCGGCTGGAAGGTGCGCAGTCCGGCGATCGGCCGGACAAGGTCAAGACCGGCTTCGACAAGAACGCGCTGGCCGGCCGCACCGGCAGCTATGACCTCGGCCGCGGCCACGCCATGATCTGGAGCACCTTCCCGCGGCCGGAAAACCGTCCGCTGTGGGACAGCCGGGACGAGGTCAAGGCGCGCATGGGCGAGGTGTACGCCGACTGGATGCTGCGCCGTCAGCGCAACCTGCTGGTCTACCCGAACGTGAACCTGATGGAGCAGGCCTCGTCGCAGATCCGCGTGTTCCAGCCGATCGCGCCCGGCCTGACGCAGGTGCAGATCTACTGCATCGCGCCCAAGGGCGAGAGCCGTGGCCAGCGCGAGCGGCGCATCCGCCAGTACGAGGATTTCTTCAACGCCACCGGCATGGCGACGCCGGACGACCTGACCGAGTTCGAGGCCTGCCAGGACGGCTTTCAGGCCCGCTACGTGGCCTGGCAGCAGGGCTACGACCGCGGCATGACGCGCATGCTCAAGGGCGCCGACGACATGGCGCAGCAGCTTGGCATCAGCCCGGAGTCGAGCGGTCCGGACATCATGGACGAGACGCTGTACTACGGTCAGTACCGCGAGTGGCGGCGGCTGATCGGGCGCGGGGTCAGCGGGCAGAAAAACCGTATCGGCTGA
- a CDS encoding 2Fe-2S iron-sulfur cluster-binding protein, translated as MARIRINGGPWRKVMPGSSLLGLIKGRGGVPIHTSCGLGSCGSDVVLILSGMEHLSAPFPTELRTLAAEEAPANARLSCVTKLLDGDVEVEVPDYSLQQPAA; from the coding sequence ATGGCGCGCATCCGCATCAACGGCGGGCCGTGGCGCAAGGTGATGCCCGGCTCCAGCCTGCTGGGTCTGATCAAGGGCCGCGGCGGGGTGCCGATTCACACCTCGTGCGGCCTGGGCAGCTGCGGGTCCGACGTCGTGCTGATCCTGTCCGGCATGGAGCACCTGAGCGCGCCGTTCCCGACCGAGCTGCGCACGCTGGCCGCCGAGGAAGCACCCGCCAACGCACGTCTGTCCTGCGTCACCAAGCTGCTGGATGGCGATGTCGAGGTCGAGGTGCCGGACTACAGCCTGCAGCAGCCGGCGGCCTGA
- a CDS encoding iron-containing redox enzyme family protein — protein sequence MATVAHDVHTAYLIDVKADWLKHLKDDILEPVAAAALAHPVLKEIEAGRLPKDKFARMMANLCWVITGFPEYVSALAAGCPKNDHAVKAALLENAYIERDHPFLLAQAVNALGGPGDAILEGPDWASFEFDPYIHMLRMVLEGYVFHRPWIEGMAATAVGVESVVPAVFGRIGEAAVKHYGLAEEDAEWFRIHGGEVEMEHGNEGLRVLEKYVPADDINAQRACIAGASLVANAIGTGLFDAVARW from the coding sequence ATGGCTACCGTTGCACACGACGTCCACACCGCTTATCTGATCGACGTAAAGGCCGACTGGCTCAAGCACCTGAAAGACGACATCCTGGAACCGGTCGCCGCCGCCGCGCTGGCGCACCCGGTGCTCAAGGAAATCGAGGCCGGCCGCCTGCCGAAGGACAAGTTCGCCCGCATGATGGCCAACCTGTGCTGGGTCATCACCGGTTTCCCGGAGTACGTGTCGGCGCTGGCCGCCGGCTGCCCCAAGAACGACCACGCCGTGAAGGCCGCGCTGCTCGAGAACGCCTATATCGAGCGCGACCACCCGTTCCTGCTGGCGCAGGCGGTGAATGCGCTCGGCGGCCCCGGCGACGCCATCCTGGAAGGGCCGGACTGGGCATCGTTCGAGTTCGATCCCTACATCCACATGCTGCGCATGGTGCTGGAAGGGTACGTGTTCCACCGGCCGTGGATCGAGGGCATGGCCGCCACCGCGGTGGGCGTGGAAAGCGTGGTGCCGGCGGTGTTCGGCCGCATCGGAGAGGCCGCGGTGAAGCACTACGGCCTGGCCGAGGAAGACGCCGAATGGTTCCGCATCCACGGCGGCGAGGTGGAAATGGAACACGGCAACGAAGGCCTGCGCGTGCTCGAAAAATATGTGCCGGCCGACGACATCAACGCCCAGCGGGCGTGCATCGCCGGCGCCAGCCTGGTGGCGAATGCCATCGGCACCGGCCTGTTCGACGCCGTGGCGCGCTGGTAA
- the bphC gene encoding biphenyl-2,3-diol 1,2-dioxygenase: MVKVTELGYMGFNVTDMAAWECFATEIVGMELHDAGEGDRKYLRLDDWHHRFVLHKSNEDDLAYIGWRVPGPDELEEMAAQLEAAKVPYRFASTAECDERRVLGLLKLNDPGGNPTEVFYGPEVMTFRPFHPGRPMFGRFVTGDQGLGHCILRQSDVKAAYDFYTKVFGMRGSVEYKLRQPDGSVVMPTFMHCNDRQHSVAFLGGPMPKRINHLMLEYTDLNDLGVAYHAVRQRKLAVGIDIGKHSNDQAVTFYCGNPSGWLSELGWGARSAPSQQEYYSADIWGHEVEASGFGMDLDMVAPEEESAAKTDAA; the protein is encoded by the coding sequence GGCATGGAGCTGCACGACGCCGGCGAGGGCGATCGCAAATACCTGCGCCTGGACGACTGGCACCACCGCTTCGTGCTGCACAAGAGCAACGAGGACGACCTGGCCTACATCGGCTGGCGCGTGCCGGGTCCGGACGAGCTGGAGGAAATGGCCGCCCAGCTGGAAGCCGCCAAGGTTCCGTACCGCTTTGCGAGTACCGCCGAGTGTGACGAGCGGCGCGTGCTGGGCCTGCTCAAGCTGAACGATCCGGGCGGCAACCCGACCGAGGTTTTCTACGGCCCGGAGGTGATGACCTTCCGGCCGTTCCATCCGGGCCGCCCCATGTTCGGGCGCTTCGTCACCGGCGATCAGGGCCTGGGCCACTGCATCCTGCGCCAGAGCGACGTCAAGGCGGCCTACGACTTCTACACCAAGGTGTTCGGCATGCGTGGCTCGGTGGAGTACAAGCTGCGCCAACCCGACGGCTCGGTGGTCATGCCGACCTTCATGCACTGCAACGATCGCCAGCACTCGGTGGCTTTCCTGGGCGGGCCGATGCCCAAGCGCATCAATCACCTGATGCTGGAGTACACGGACCTGAACGACCTGGGCGTGGCGTATCACGCGGTGCGTCAGCGCAAGCTGGCGGTGGGCATCGACATCGGCAAGCACTCCAACGATCAGGCCGTGACCTTCTACTGCGGCAACCCGTCCGGCTGGCTGTCCGAACTCGGCTGGGGTGCACGCTCGGCGCCGAGCCAGCAGGAGTACTACTCGGCCGACATCTGGGGCCACGAGGTGGAAGCATCCGGCTTCGGCATGGACCTGGACATGGTGGCGCCGGAGGAGGAAAGCGCCGCCAAAACCGACGCCGCCTGA